The following coding sequences are from one Streptomyces sp. NBC_01232 window:
- a CDS encoding aldehyde dehydrogenase family protein, producing the protein MTSTHAFWLAGRQATGEDSFDVHSPWDGRLVGTVSVPSDEQVEEAVAAAYAVTAEFSATPAHVRAAALDHVSKRLAERTEEIAQLISAENGKPVKWARGEVGRAVSVFRFAAEEARRFNGGEAQRLDTDAGGVGRLALTRRFVKGPVLGIAPFNFPLNLCAHKVAPAIAVGAPIILKPAPATPLSGLILGELLAETDLPAGSWSVLPVANDKMPALVKDERLPVISFTGSDTVGYAIQQSVPHKHCTLELGGNAAAVVLDDWSSEADLDWAATRIATFSNYQAGQSCISVQRVIADASVYDRLVEKVVAKVQAQVTGDPNDDATDVGPLVSQAAAERVESWVDEAVAGGAKLLTGGKRAGASYEPTVLAHVPDGVKLATEEVFGPVLTLKKVENTDEAFAAVNDSKFGLQTGVFTRNVQTAFRAHRELEVGGVIIGDAPSYRADQMPYGGVKQSGVGREGVRYAMDDYTYERVLVLTGLDI; encoded by the coding sequence ATGACTTCCACCCACGCCTTCTGGCTCGCCGGCCGCCAGGCCACCGGCGAGGACAGCTTCGACGTCCACTCCCCGTGGGACGGCCGACTGGTAGGCACCGTCAGCGTGCCCTCCGACGAGCAGGTCGAAGAGGCCGTGGCCGCGGCGTACGCCGTGACGGCGGAGTTCTCCGCGACCCCCGCCCACGTACGGGCCGCCGCCCTGGACCACGTGTCCAAGCGGCTCGCGGAGCGCACCGAGGAGATCGCCCAGCTGATCTCCGCCGAGAACGGCAAGCCCGTCAAGTGGGCCCGCGGCGAGGTCGGCCGTGCGGTGTCCGTGTTCCGCTTCGCCGCCGAAGAGGCCCGCCGCTTCAACGGCGGTGAGGCCCAGCGCCTCGACACCGACGCCGGCGGTGTCGGCCGTCTCGCGCTGACCCGCCGCTTCGTCAAGGGTCCGGTCCTCGGCATCGCGCCGTTCAACTTCCCGCTGAACCTGTGCGCCCACAAGGTGGCCCCGGCCATCGCCGTCGGCGCGCCGATCATCCTCAAGCCCGCCCCGGCCACGCCCCTCTCCGGGCTGATCCTGGGTGAGCTGCTCGCCGAGACCGACCTCCCGGCAGGCTCCTGGTCGGTCCTGCCGGTCGCCAACGACAAGATGCCCGCCCTGGTCAAGGACGAGCGTCTGCCCGTCATCTCCTTCACCGGTTCGGACACCGTCGGCTACGCCATCCAGCAGTCGGTGCCCCACAAGCACTGCACCCTGGAGCTCGGCGGCAACGCCGCGGCCGTCGTCCTGGACGACTGGTCCTCCGAGGCCGACCTCGACTGGGCCGCGACCCGTATCGCGACCTTCTCGAACTACCAGGCCGGCCAGTCCTGCATCTCCGTGCAGCGCGTGATCGCCGACGCCTCCGTCTACGACCGCCTCGTCGAGAAGGTCGTCGCGAAGGTCCAGGCGCAGGTCACCGGCGACCCGAACGACGACGCCACCGACGTCGGCCCCCTGGTCTCCCAGGCCGCCGCCGAGCGCGTCGAGTCCTGGGTCGACGAGGCCGTGGCCGGCGGAGCCAAGCTGCTCACCGGTGGCAAGCGCGCGGGTGCCTCGTACGAGCCGACCGTCCTCGCCCACGTCCCGGACGGCGTCAAGCTCGCCACCGAGGAGGTCTTCGGACCGGTCCTGACGCTGAAGAAGGTCGAGAACACCGACGAGGCCTTCGCCGCCGTCAACGACTCGAAGTTCGGTCTGCAGACCGGCGTCTTCACGCGCAACGTCCAGACCGCGTTCCGCGCCCACCGGGAGCTCGAGGTCGGCGGTGTCATCATCGGCGACGCGCCGTCCTACCGCGCCGACCAGATGCCGTACGGCGGCGTCAAGCAGTCCGGTGTCGGCCGCGAGGGTGTCCGCTACGCGATGGACGACTACACGTACGAGCGAGTCCTGGTCCTGACCGGCCTCGACATCTGA